One genomic region from Clarias gariepinus isolate MV-2021 ecotype Netherlands chromosome 20, CGAR_prim_01v2, whole genome shotgun sequence encodes:
- the n4bp2 gene encoding NEDD4-binding protein 2 isoform X2, with translation MPKKKKYGHGAGESGSAHENLGPNGSSAGARDLSGPAGSGSSVQDPDEIVRSMHDMFSHLDPDVIYIVLSEADFKVENAMDALLELSGAAEGKTTASRSLSGFEMAAALLERHPSHTSSSAASSGVSAASSYEGSHQELTPEITCLTEEYDCLIDQELESLTTLNPLPSSTTISTLPLSSKSVPLSSGAPRSPLLAQEALMDLDQIVVDNDSKLGSLSEQSSNSNNKTGGAQRNTSPINELSLGGVSMPQKSGIALDFSHLTHGSICAAPRPSAFKAYRRSDQFPKQTSAPGSHSQSLHTLWNVQAPDFNPRINGPSFITPVVQGPNPWTTNPTSMSQWVHSRPVAQAPLKPSATVPKSWIVSPQGRLKLEGQVLVLLRGAPGSGKSTLASALLQQNPGGVVLSTDEYFTHDGVYRYEPTVLGEAHAWNHQRAKEAFEKNLTPIIIDNTNLQSWEMKPYVALAQKHKYRVLFREPNTWWKTKPRELEKRTKHGVTKEKIRRMLENQDRHVSVQGIMASQPISTAIYGVDVCHTHPTEQPSVSRPDLVGDSRIGKPGSYLSSSLPDVSSVDYKFSSTSANVGAAESMFGSHGSKECLSSQENVTELIEAPDAELLDGADLDWELDACMAVSGQNDCNINKDLGLFEAKNLEQPVMFAESIGQRVKRTREQNRTPDVEASSLNCDFGDSVEKSSQSDPVGDYTGDDLSLNTEQLEFVGDWPSDSLEQRRQRSRKSASETVKNSKKHEEMLNVEEETTKNDSKCSKHFNSDTPSKTEFQKLLDLLQGDNNQLNQETTQDFQPLSMDGHHSSLVTKVQPVLPDCVLDFNSERSRNPGYVNARSPSSINDLRGNQDEFFIRDTKEECIDVHTPVNGGKSLEIDLEQKDKPNPKTCLSGSEVEYSSESSQEKRKFSSRRAGKTCKLALTFTQQSPSSCPHAGSPVNSRPQPVQNPSPELLFTTCHSAFAQTEPQDFALLWRIDQQKSFASESDGCTRQMVVMKGNALRFVPKINKENSSEQQVIPYRVCHEKGSQVEENDLRELPLKQHNLKILSRYFKHVPKETLEDLYEKCHQDMEWTTNLLLDSGENLCRDDEENVLVQAAEGCDLVHSAQKESVTRELFEPKMNCTRDTVLEEPVSDWENLAVMVSSSTSSTMSIVDGEPESGNDQNIKHLEHQPEEADQRETLECVSEPSSVIHPNEPVGENKSVKDTVQPELECEVLQTEEFEDYLDEGLKDEAEGGTATEEDVNYITLAQLKEMEHKQEEQRKEQEKERRGQRKNGTMNIQTLELKLTTELALQLTELFGPVGISAGEFSPENCSVMMDLNLAKLLHQKWKETIQEKHRQAALTYHLLQESSVHWGDSQPAEAELLGEAAQFLIGADGYSSLGYQSAVQEGFPFMDHWNVSRPPVSLRDIMLEEQVLQESLEKSRLSRWDLDKKDGAAILKENQLFALFPTIDRHFLKDIFRDHNYSLEQTEQFLHTLLDDEPVRTVIASESAPDNNEKGRTPSKERQKNELDVAQFQDIEDPEYIDFRTEAMLQRQRQQECFNKAAEAYRQGRKDIASFYAQQGHLHGQKMKEANHRAAVQIFERVNSTLLPQNVLDLHGLHVNEALHHLQQILTKKTVEWQQGLCRPQLSVITGRGNRSQGGVARIRPAVLDYLRSHHYKYTEPKMGLVVVMLQSAEY, from the exons ATGCCTAAGAAGAAGAAATACGGACACGGCGCAGGAGAGAGCGGCAGCGCTCATGAGAATCTCGGGCCGAACGGATCCTCCGCGGGAGCGCGCGATCTCTCGGGACCTGCTGGGTCTGGGTCGAGCGTGCAGGACCCGGACGAGATCGTGAGGAGCATGCACGACATGTTCTCCCATTTGGACCCTGACGTCATTTACATAGTGCTCTCCGAGGCAGATTTTAAAG TGGAAAACGCCATGGATGCTCTTCTAGAGTTGTCAGGTGCTGCCGAGGGGAAGACCACGGCCTCTCGTTCACTTTCAGGGTTTGAAATGGCTGCCGCACTGCTGGAACGACATCCATCTCACACTAGTTCCTCGGCAGCAAGTTCAGGCGTTTCAGCAGCGTCCAGTTATGAAGGATCACATCAGGAGCTCACCCCTGAGATAACTTGCCTAACTGAAGAGTATGATTGTCTAATTGACCAGGAGCTGGAATCTTTAACAACACTCAATCCTCTACCATCATCTACAACGATTTCTACCTTACCTCTATCTTCTAAGTCAGTTCCCCTTTCCTCTGGTGCTCCACGGAGCCCCCTTCTAGCTCAAGAAGCTTTAATGGATCTGGATCAGATAGTTGTGGACAATGACTCCAAATTAGGCTCTTTAAGTGAGCAGAGTTCCAACTCCAATAACAAGACTGGTGGTGCTCAAAGAAATACTTCACCAATCAATGAGCTTAGTTTGGGGGGTGTATCCATGCCCCAGAAAAGTGGAATCGCTCTTGATTTCAGTCACTTGACACATGGTTCCATCTGTGCTGCTCCAAGACCTTCAGCATTCAAGGCCTACCGCAGATCTGACCAGTTTCCAAAGCAGACGTCTGCACCAGGCTCACACTCCCAAAGTCTGCACACGTTATGGAATGTTCAAGCGCCTGATTTCAATCCCCGCATAAATGGACCATCTTTTATCACACCTGTTGTGCAAGGCCCTAACCCCTGGACAACGAATCCCACTTCCATGAGTCAATGGGTGCATTCCAGGCCTGTTGCTCAAGCTCCCCTGAAGCCCTCGGCTACTGTTCCCAAGTCCTGGATAGTTTCTCCTCAAGGTCGACTTAAATTGGAGGGCCAGGTGCTGGTTCTGCTCAGAGGGGCTCCAGGATCAGGCAAAAGTACACTTGCCAG TGCATTGTTGCAACAAAACCCGGGTGGTGTAGTCTTAAGTACTGATGAGTACTTTACCCATGACGGGGTGTACCGTTATGAACCCACCGTACTTGGAGAGGCCCATGCGTGGAACCATCAGAGAG CAAAGGAAGCCTTTGAGAAAAATCTTACCCCTATAATTATAGACAACACCAATCTACAGTCCTGGGAGATGAAGCCCTATGTTGCATTG gcaCAGAAGCACAAATACAGAGTGCTGTTCAGAGAGCCCAACACCTGGTGGAAAACCAAACCCAGAGAGCTGGAAAA ACGTACTAAACATGGAGTAACGAAGGAAAAGATTCGGCGCATGCTGGAGAACCAAGATCGTCATGTATCAGTCCAGGGAATAATGGCTTCACAGCCCATATCCACAGCCATCTATGGGGTGGACGTGTGCCACACACACCCAACAGA ACAGCCTTCAGTAAGCCGCCCTGACTTGGTGGGTGACTCTCGGATTGGTAAACCTGGTAGCTATCTCTCTTCTTCCCTGCCAGATGTTTCATCAGTCGATTATAAATTTAGTTCTACTTCAGCAAACGTGGGTGCAGCAGAAAGCATGTTTGGATCCCATGGTTCTAAGGAATGTCTGTCCTCCCAAGAAAATGTTACAGAACTGATTGAAGCTCCAGATGCTGAGCTGTTAGATGGAGCTGACTTAGACTGGGAACTGGATGCCTGTATGGCAGTTTCTGGACAGAATGACTGCAACATAAATAAAGATCTTGGCCTGTTTGAAGCAAAGAACTTGGAACAGCCAGTGATGTTTGCAGAGTCGATTGGCCAGCGGGTAAAGAGAACAAGGGAGCAGAACAGAACTCCAGATGTGGAGGCTAGCTCTCTAAACTGTGACTTTGGTGATTCTGTAGAGAAATCAAGTCAGAGTGATCCTGTGGGTGATTATACTGGGGATGATCTTAGTTTGAATACAGAACAGCTCGAATTTGTGGGTGATTGGCCCTCTGATAGCCTTGAACAACGTCGGCAACGGAGTCGAAAGTCAGCATCTGAAACAgtgaaaaatagtaaaaaacatGAGGAAATGTTAAATGTTGAGGAAGAGACAACCAAGAATGACAGTAAAtgttcaaaacattttaattcagACACCCCAAGTAAGACAGAGTTCCAGAAGCTTCTAGATCTTCTCCAGGGAGACAATAACCAACTTAATCAAGAAACAACTCAGGACTTCCAACCCTTAAGTATGGACGGGCATCACTCAAGTTTGGTGACTAAAGTGCAGCCAGTTCTCCCTGACTGTGTCCTTGATTTTAATTCTGAACGATCCCGTAATCCAGGTTATGTTAACGCTCGTTCTCCAAGTTCCATCAATGACCTTCGAGGCAATCAAGATGAGTTTTTCATTAGGGATACAAAAGAGGAATGTATAGATGTACATACTCCAGTAAATGGTGGAAAGAGTCTGGAGATTGATTTGGAGCAAAAAGATAAACCAAACCCTAAAACTTGCTTGTCAGGAAGTGAGGTGGAGTATAGTTCTGAATCCAGCcaggaaaaaaggaaattttcCAGTCGGAGAGCGGGAAAAACCTGCAAACTGGCACTtacattcacgcaacaaagccCTTCATCGTGTCCTCATGCTGGGTCTCCAGTTAACTCACGGCCGCAACCAGTGCAGAATCCTTCACCAGAACTGCTTTTCACAACGTGCCACAGTGCCTTTGCCCAAACAGAACCTCAGGACTTTGCCCTCTTATGGCGAATTGACCAGCAAAAATCTTTTGCATCAGAGTCCGACGGCTGTACCAGGCAAATGGTCGTTATGAAGGGAAACGCATTGCGCTTtgttccaaaaataaataaagagaattCCTCTGAGCAGCAAGTGATACCATACCGTGTTTGTCATGAAAAAGGCTCACAGGTAGAGGAGAACGACTTGAGAGAATTACCCCTCAAACAGCACAATCTGAAAATACTTAGCCgctattttaaacatgttcccAAGGAGACTCTGGAGGACTTGTATGAAAAGTGTCACCAGGATATGGAGTGGACGACCAACTTGCTGCTTGATTCAGGTGAAAATCTTTGCAGGGATGATGAGGAAAATGTTTTAGTTCAAGCTGCAGAGGGTTGTGATCTAGTTCACAGTGCTCAGAAAGAATCAGTGACGAGGGAATTGTTTGAGCCAAAAATGAACTGCACAAGAGACACAGTATTAGAAGAGCCTGTCAGTGATTGGGAAAACCTTGCTGTTATGGTATCAAGTAGCACCAGCTCGACTATGAGCATTGTTGATGGAGAACCTGAGAGTGGTAATGACCAGAACATCAAACATTTAGAGCATCAACCTGAAGAAGCAGATCAAAGGGAAACACTTGAGTGTGTGTCTGAACCTTCCTCTGTAATACACCCCAATGAACCTGTTGGAGAGAATAAATCTGTAAAGGACACCGTACAGCCAGAGTTGGAATGTGAAGTCTTGCAAACTGAGGAATTTGAAGATTATCTAGATGAAGGACTTAAGGATGAAGCTGAAGGTGGCACAGCGACAGAAGAGGATGTAAATTATATAACACTGGCACAGCTTAAAGAGATGGAGCACAAACAGGAGGAACAAAGAAAGgaacaagagaaagagagaaggggTCAGCGGAAAAACGGGACAATGAACATTCAGACACTGGAGCTGAAACTAACCACAGAGCTTGCCCTGCAGCTCACTGAGTTGTTTGGGCCTGTAGGGATCTCCGCAG GTGAATTCTCTCCAGAAAACTGCTCAGTGATGATGGACCTTAACTTGGCCAAACTCCTGCATCAGAAATGGAAAGAAACTATCCAG gaGAAGCACAGACAAGCCGCTCTCACGTATCATCTACTGCAAGAGA GTTCCGTACACTGGGGCGATTCACAGCCAGCCGAGGCTGAGCTGTTGGGCGAGGCTGCTCAGTTTCTGATCGGTGCAGATGGATATTCATCACTCGGTTACCAGTCCGCTGTCCAAGAAGGCTTTCCATTCATGGACCACTGGAACGTGTCCCGCCCTCCAGTTTCTCTCAGGGACATCATGCTGGAAGAGCAGGTGTTACAGGAAAGTTTAGAGAAG TCCAGGTTAAGTCGCTGGGATCTGGACAAGAAAGATGGAGCGGCCATATTGAAGGAGAATCAGCTCTTTGCTCTCTTCCCCACTATTGACCGGCACTTTCTTAAGGACATCTTCAGGGACCACAA TTACTCCCTGGAGCAGACTGAACAGTTTCTACACACCCTGTTGGACGATGAACCTGTGAGAACTGTAATAGCATCTGAATCTGCCCCGGACAATAATGAAAAGGGTAGAACACCTAGCAAAGAGAGG CAGAAGAATGAGTTAGATGTGGCACAGTTCCAAGACATAGAAGATCCAGAATACATAGACTTCCGTACAGAAGCCATGCTTCAGAGACAACGGCAGCAGGAGTGTTTTAATAAAGCTGCCGAAGCCTACAGACAAGGGCGCAAGGACATCGCCAGCTTCTACGCCCAACAG GGTCACTTACACGGGCAGAAGATGAAGGAGGCGAACCATCGTGCAGCCGTGCAAATATTTGAACGTGTTAACTCTACACTTCTGCCTCAGAACGTTCTGGATCTGCATGGACTGCATGTCAACGAGGCCCTGCATCACTTGCAACAGATTCTCACTAAGAAAACAGTGG AATGGCAGCAGGGCTTGTGTCGTCCCCAGCTGTCAGTCATTACCGGGAGAGGCAACCGCAGCCAAGGAGGCGTGGCTCGCATTAGGCCCGCTGTTCTGGACTACCTCAGGAGCCACCAttacaa GTATACAGAGCCTAAAATGGGTTTGGTGGTCGTCATGCTGCAATCTGCTGAATATTAG
- the n4bp2 gene encoding NEDD4-binding protein 2 isoform X1 yields MPKKKKYGHGAGESGSAHENLGPNGSSAGARDLSGPAGSGSSVQDPDEIVRSMHDMFSHLDPDVIYIVLSEADFKVENAMDALLELSGAAEGKTTASRSLSGFEMAAALLERHPSHTSSSAASSGVSAASSYEGSHQELTPEITCLTEEYDCLIDQELESLTTLNPLPSSTTISTLPLSSKSVPLSSGAPRSPLLAQEALMDLDQIVVDNDSKLGSLSEQSSNSNNKTGGAQRNTSPINELSLGGVSMPQKSGIALDFSHLTHGSICAAPRPSAFKAYRRSDQFPKQTSAPGSHSQSLHTLWNVQAPDFNPRINGPSFITPVVQGPNPWTTNPTSMSQWVHSRPVAQAPLKPSATVPKSWIVSPQGRLKLEGQVLVLLRGAPGSGKSTLASALLQQNPGGVVLSTDEYFTHDGVYRYEPTVLGEAHAWNHQRAKEAFEKNLTPIIIDNTNLQSWEMKPYVALAQKHKYRVLFREPNTWWKTKPRELEKRTKHGVTKEKIRRMLENQDRHVSVQGIMASQPISTAIYGVDVCHTHPTEQPSVSRPDLVGDSRIGKPGSYLSSSLPDVSSVDYKFSSTSANVGAAESMFGSHGSKECLSSQENVTELIEAPDAELLDGADLDWELDACMAVSGQNDCNINKDLGLFEAKNLEQPVMFAESIGQRVKRTREQNRTPDVEASSLNCDFGDSVEKSSQSDPVGDYTGDDLSLNTEQLEFVGDWPSDSLEQRRQRSRKSASETVKNSKKHEEMLNVEEETTKNDSKCSKHFNSDTPSKTEFQKLLDLLQGDNNQLNQETTQDFQPLSMDGHHSSLVTKVQPVLPDCVLDFNSERSRNPGYVNARSPSSINDLRGNQDEFFIRDTKEECIDVHTPVNGGKSLEIDLEQKDKPNPKTCLSGSEVEYSSESSQEKRKFSSRRAGKTCKLALTFTQQSPSSCPHAGSPVNSRPQPVQNPSPELLFTTCHSAFAQTEPQDFALLWRIDQQKSFASESDGCTRQMVVMKGNALRFVPKINKENSSEQQVIPYRVCHEKGSQVEENDLRELPLKQHNLKILSRYFKHVPKETLEDLYEKCHQDMEWTTNLLLDSGENLCRDDEENVLVQAAEGCDLVHSAQKESVTRELFEPKMNCTRDTVLEEPVSDWENLAVMVSSSTSSTMSIVDGEPESGNDQNIKHLEHQPEEADQRETLECVSEPSSVIHPNEPVGENKSVKDTVQPELECEVLQTEEFEDYLDEGLKDEAEGGTATEEDVNYITLAQLKEMEHKQEEQRKEQEKERRGQRKNGTMNIQTLELKLTTELALQLTELFGPVGISAGEFSPENCSVMMDLNLAKLLHQKWKETIQEKHRQAALTYHLLQESSVHWGDSQPAEAELLGEAAQFLIGADGYSSLGYQSAVQEGFPFMDHWNVSRPPVSLRDIMLEEQVLQESLEKSRLSRWDLDKKDGAAILKENQLFALFPTIDRHFLKDIFRDHNYSLEQTEQFLHTLLDDEPVRTVIASESAPDNNEKGRTPSKERKQKNELDVAQFQDIEDPEYIDFRTEAMLQRQRQQECFNKAAEAYRQGRKDIASFYAQQGHLHGQKMKEANHRAAVQIFERVNSTLLPQNVLDLHGLHVNEALHHLQQILTKKTVEWQQGLCRPQLSVITGRGNRSQGGVARIRPAVLDYLRSHHYKYTEPKMGLVVVMLQSAEY; encoded by the exons ATGCCTAAGAAGAAGAAATACGGACACGGCGCAGGAGAGAGCGGCAGCGCTCATGAGAATCTCGGGCCGAACGGATCCTCCGCGGGAGCGCGCGATCTCTCGGGACCTGCTGGGTCTGGGTCGAGCGTGCAGGACCCGGACGAGATCGTGAGGAGCATGCACGACATGTTCTCCCATTTGGACCCTGACGTCATTTACATAGTGCTCTCCGAGGCAGATTTTAAAG TGGAAAACGCCATGGATGCTCTTCTAGAGTTGTCAGGTGCTGCCGAGGGGAAGACCACGGCCTCTCGTTCACTTTCAGGGTTTGAAATGGCTGCCGCACTGCTGGAACGACATCCATCTCACACTAGTTCCTCGGCAGCAAGTTCAGGCGTTTCAGCAGCGTCCAGTTATGAAGGATCACATCAGGAGCTCACCCCTGAGATAACTTGCCTAACTGAAGAGTATGATTGTCTAATTGACCAGGAGCTGGAATCTTTAACAACACTCAATCCTCTACCATCATCTACAACGATTTCTACCTTACCTCTATCTTCTAAGTCAGTTCCCCTTTCCTCTGGTGCTCCACGGAGCCCCCTTCTAGCTCAAGAAGCTTTAATGGATCTGGATCAGATAGTTGTGGACAATGACTCCAAATTAGGCTCTTTAAGTGAGCAGAGTTCCAACTCCAATAACAAGACTGGTGGTGCTCAAAGAAATACTTCACCAATCAATGAGCTTAGTTTGGGGGGTGTATCCATGCCCCAGAAAAGTGGAATCGCTCTTGATTTCAGTCACTTGACACATGGTTCCATCTGTGCTGCTCCAAGACCTTCAGCATTCAAGGCCTACCGCAGATCTGACCAGTTTCCAAAGCAGACGTCTGCACCAGGCTCACACTCCCAAAGTCTGCACACGTTATGGAATGTTCAAGCGCCTGATTTCAATCCCCGCATAAATGGACCATCTTTTATCACACCTGTTGTGCAAGGCCCTAACCCCTGGACAACGAATCCCACTTCCATGAGTCAATGGGTGCATTCCAGGCCTGTTGCTCAAGCTCCCCTGAAGCCCTCGGCTACTGTTCCCAAGTCCTGGATAGTTTCTCCTCAAGGTCGACTTAAATTGGAGGGCCAGGTGCTGGTTCTGCTCAGAGGGGCTCCAGGATCAGGCAAAAGTACACTTGCCAG TGCATTGTTGCAACAAAACCCGGGTGGTGTAGTCTTAAGTACTGATGAGTACTTTACCCATGACGGGGTGTACCGTTATGAACCCACCGTACTTGGAGAGGCCCATGCGTGGAACCATCAGAGAG CAAAGGAAGCCTTTGAGAAAAATCTTACCCCTATAATTATAGACAACACCAATCTACAGTCCTGGGAGATGAAGCCCTATGTTGCATTG gcaCAGAAGCACAAATACAGAGTGCTGTTCAGAGAGCCCAACACCTGGTGGAAAACCAAACCCAGAGAGCTGGAAAA ACGTACTAAACATGGAGTAACGAAGGAAAAGATTCGGCGCATGCTGGAGAACCAAGATCGTCATGTATCAGTCCAGGGAATAATGGCTTCACAGCCCATATCCACAGCCATCTATGGGGTGGACGTGTGCCACACACACCCAACAGA ACAGCCTTCAGTAAGCCGCCCTGACTTGGTGGGTGACTCTCGGATTGGTAAACCTGGTAGCTATCTCTCTTCTTCCCTGCCAGATGTTTCATCAGTCGATTATAAATTTAGTTCTACTTCAGCAAACGTGGGTGCAGCAGAAAGCATGTTTGGATCCCATGGTTCTAAGGAATGTCTGTCCTCCCAAGAAAATGTTACAGAACTGATTGAAGCTCCAGATGCTGAGCTGTTAGATGGAGCTGACTTAGACTGGGAACTGGATGCCTGTATGGCAGTTTCTGGACAGAATGACTGCAACATAAATAAAGATCTTGGCCTGTTTGAAGCAAAGAACTTGGAACAGCCAGTGATGTTTGCAGAGTCGATTGGCCAGCGGGTAAAGAGAACAAGGGAGCAGAACAGAACTCCAGATGTGGAGGCTAGCTCTCTAAACTGTGACTTTGGTGATTCTGTAGAGAAATCAAGTCAGAGTGATCCTGTGGGTGATTATACTGGGGATGATCTTAGTTTGAATACAGAACAGCTCGAATTTGTGGGTGATTGGCCCTCTGATAGCCTTGAACAACGTCGGCAACGGAGTCGAAAGTCAGCATCTGAAACAgtgaaaaatagtaaaaaacatGAGGAAATGTTAAATGTTGAGGAAGAGACAACCAAGAATGACAGTAAAtgttcaaaacattttaattcagACACCCCAAGTAAGACAGAGTTCCAGAAGCTTCTAGATCTTCTCCAGGGAGACAATAACCAACTTAATCAAGAAACAACTCAGGACTTCCAACCCTTAAGTATGGACGGGCATCACTCAAGTTTGGTGACTAAAGTGCAGCCAGTTCTCCCTGACTGTGTCCTTGATTTTAATTCTGAACGATCCCGTAATCCAGGTTATGTTAACGCTCGTTCTCCAAGTTCCATCAATGACCTTCGAGGCAATCAAGATGAGTTTTTCATTAGGGATACAAAAGAGGAATGTATAGATGTACATACTCCAGTAAATGGTGGAAAGAGTCTGGAGATTGATTTGGAGCAAAAAGATAAACCAAACCCTAAAACTTGCTTGTCAGGAAGTGAGGTGGAGTATAGTTCTGAATCCAGCcaggaaaaaaggaaattttcCAGTCGGAGAGCGGGAAAAACCTGCAAACTGGCACTtacattcacgcaacaaagccCTTCATCGTGTCCTCATGCTGGGTCTCCAGTTAACTCACGGCCGCAACCAGTGCAGAATCCTTCACCAGAACTGCTTTTCACAACGTGCCACAGTGCCTTTGCCCAAACAGAACCTCAGGACTTTGCCCTCTTATGGCGAATTGACCAGCAAAAATCTTTTGCATCAGAGTCCGACGGCTGTACCAGGCAAATGGTCGTTATGAAGGGAAACGCATTGCGCTTtgttccaaaaataaataaagagaattCCTCTGAGCAGCAAGTGATACCATACCGTGTTTGTCATGAAAAAGGCTCACAGGTAGAGGAGAACGACTTGAGAGAATTACCCCTCAAACAGCACAATCTGAAAATACTTAGCCgctattttaaacatgttcccAAGGAGACTCTGGAGGACTTGTATGAAAAGTGTCACCAGGATATGGAGTGGACGACCAACTTGCTGCTTGATTCAGGTGAAAATCTTTGCAGGGATGATGAGGAAAATGTTTTAGTTCAAGCTGCAGAGGGTTGTGATCTAGTTCACAGTGCTCAGAAAGAATCAGTGACGAGGGAATTGTTTGAGCCAAAAATGAACTGCACAAGAGACACAGTATTAGAAGAGCCTGTCAGTGATTGGGAAAACCTTGCTGTTATGGTATCAAGTAGCACCAGCTCGACTATGAGCATTGTTGATGGAGAACCTGAGAGTGGTAATGACCAGAACATCAAACATTTAGAGCATCAACCTGAAGAAGCAGATCAAAGGGAAACACTTGAGTGTGTGTCTGAACCTTCCTCTGTAATACACCCCAATGAACCTGTTGGAGAGAATAAATCTGTAAAGGACACCGTACAGCCAGAGTTGGAATGTGAAGTCTTGCAAACTGAGGAATTTGAAGATTATCTAGATGAAGGACTTAAGGATGAAGCTGAAGGTGGCACAGCGACAGAAGAGGATGTAAATTATATAACACTGGCACAGCTTAAAGAGATGGAGCACAAACAGGAGGAACAAAGAAAGgaacaagagaaagagagaaggggTCAGCGGAAAAACGGGACAATGAACATTCAGACACTGGAGCTGAAACTAACCACAGAGCTTGCCCTGCAGCTCACTGAGTTGTTTGGGCCTGTAGGGATCTCCGCAG GTGAATTCTCTCCAGAAAACTGCTCAGTGATGATGGACCTTAACTTGGCCAAACTCCTGCATCAGAAATGGAAAGAAACTATCCAG gaGAAGCACAGACAAGCCGCTCTCACGTATCATCTACTGCAAGAGA GTTCCGTACACTGGGGCGATTCACAGCCAGCCGAGGCTGAGCTGTTGGGCGAGGCTGCTCAGTTTCTGATCGGTGCAGATGGATATTCATCACTCGGTTACCAGTCCGCTGTCCAAGAAGGCTTTCCATTCATGGACCACTGGAACGTGTCCCGCCCTCCAGTTTCTCTCAGGGACATCATGCTGGAAGAGCAGGTGTTACAGGAAAGTTTAGAGAAG TCCAGGTTAAGTCGCTGGGATCTGGACAAGAAAGATGGAGCGGCCATATTGAAGGAGAATCAGCTCTTTGCTCTCTTCCCCACTATTGACCGGCACTTTCTTAAGGACATCTTCAGGGACCACAA TTACTCCCTGGAGCAGACTGAACAGTTTCTACACACCCTGTTGGACGATGAACCTGTGAGAACTGTAATAGCATCTGAATCTGCCCCGGACAATAATGAAAAGGGTAGAACACCTAGCAAAGAGAGG AAGCAGAAGAATGAGTTAGATGTGGCACAGTTCCAAGACATAGAAGATCCAGAATACATAGACTTCCGTACAGAAGCCATGCTTCAGAGACAACGGCAGCAGGAGTGTTTTAATAAAGCTGCCGAAGCCTACAGACAAGGGCGCAAGGACATCGCCAGCTTCTACGCCCAACAG GGTCACTTACACGGGCAGAAGATGAAGGAGGCGAACCATCGTGCAGCCGTGCAAATATTTGAACGTGTTAACTCTACACTTCTGCCTCAGAACGTTCTGGATCTGCATGGACTGCATGTCAACGAGGCCCTGCATCACTTGCAACAGATTCTCACTAAGAAAACAGTGG AATGGCAGCAGGGCTTGTGTCGTCCCCAGCTGTCAGTCATTACCGGGAGAGGCAACCGCAGCCAAGGAGGCGTGGCTCGCATTAGGCCCGCTGTTCTGGACTACCTCAGGAGCCACCAttacaa GTATACAGAGCCTAAAATGGGTTTGGTGGTCGTCATGCTGCAATCTGCTGAATATTAG
- the rhoh gene encoding rho-related GTP-binding protein RhoH, with translation MMNGTTGAIGTSVKCVLVGDCAVGKTALLVRFTSETFPDSYRPTVYENTGVDVFMDGVQISLGLWDTAGNDTFRQIRPMSYQQADVVLLCYSVANPSTLASIQQKWIAEVREYLPRVPVLVVGTQTDHREMGPYRDRCTTASEGKRVAHEIRAKGYLECSALINRGIQQVFECAVRTAVNQARKRSRRRLFDLNPCHIS, from the coding sequence ATGATGAACGGGACGACCGGGGCGATCGGGACATCGGTGAAGTGCGTACTTGTTGGTGACTGCGCTGTGGGCAAAACAGCGCTGCTGGTGCGCTTTACCTCTGAGACATTCCCTGACAGCTACAGGCCCACTGTCTATGAAAACACTGGTGTGGACGTCTTCATGGACGGCGTCCAGATTAGCTTGGGGTTGTGGGACACGGCGGGAAACGACACATTCCGCCAGATCCGCCCCATGTCCTACCAGCAAGCCGACGTAGTCCTGCTGTGCTACTCGGTGGCAAACCCCTCCACGCTGGCCAGCATCCAGCAGAAGTGGATAGCTGAGGTGCGTGAATATCTGCCTCGTGTGCCTGTCCTGGTTGTGGGCACTCAGACAGACCACCGGGAGATGGGGCCGTATCGTGACCGCTGCACCACGGCGTCAGAAGGCAAGAGGGTGGCTCATGAAATTCGAGCAAAGGGGTACCTGGAATGCTCTGCACTCATTAATCGTGGTATTCAGCAAGTGTTCGAGTGTGCTGTGCGAACAGCCGTCAACCAGGCACGCAAGCGGTCACGGCGGAGACTCTTTGATCTGAATCCATGCCACATCTCTTGA